The following are from one region of the Simiduia agarivorans SA1 = DSM 21679 genome:
- a CDS encoding TonB-dependent hemoglobin/transferrin/lactoferrin family receptor produces the protein MYRHLSRGLVPASLFSTLALSASLAQAEQQTFELQSVVVSATRVNQNQVEANRSLAVVTREQLDIKQPQTVAEALQAEPNIEINGGPRAFNQQVNIRGLSGNKVLQTVDGVQQRFESGHRPSYFLDPVLIQQVEVIKGPASSLWGSGAVGGVVAMQTISASDLLAPNANFGGLVKTGYTDNNAHSASTLALAGRSGSVDWLASGYYRDGDDLEMGNGETLLGSKTRDFGGMLKMDWALADNQLLTAQIREAQAVGQVPSNGSADSNGSSNFDINREQTVRNAQLNYAWDADADWLNLQASVYLNDVTMDESRVSDGRADSTESRTVGFNLLNQSNTGAVEWLYGVDGYRESFSASRSGDNRPTPPDAENDVVGAFVSAGIPLTESWQLELGARYDRFATRADNLAQDRSDSATSPTAAITWKATDWLRMSLRHDQAFRAPGSEELYTTGFHFCMFPGFCNAFVPNPGLKAETAANTELLAQLGFDNVWGEDYLTLEASLFNNRVDDFIEQIVVGPSFGPVMDPGYTTWVNVDKATIKGFELTAEYLRANWNLKLGYGQTRGTDDNTGEDLTGIPADKWTLDGAYQFSGTGVKTGVRLMAVNEQSRTDYAANSTGQTYDGYTIVDVYAQWQPASLNGLQVDLALNNLTDAYYRRAWSELYEQGRAITLSAHYRF, from the coding sequence ATGTACCGACACCTTTCCCGGGGCCTCGTGCCCGCCTCCCTGTTTTCTACGCTGGCCTTGTCGGCGAGTCTTGCGCAGGCCGAACAACAGACGTTTGAACTGCAATCGGTGGTGGTCAGCGCAACGCGGGTCAATCAAAACCAGGTCGAGGCCAACCGCTCGCTCGCGGTGGTGACCCGCGAACAACTGGATATCAAGCAACCGCAAACCGTGGCGGAAGCGCTGCAGGCGGAGCCGAATATCGAAATCAATGGCGGGCCGCGTGCTTTCAACCAGCAAGTCAACATCCGGGGCCTGAGCGGCAACAAAGTGCTGCAAACCGTCGACGGCGTGCAGCAGCGGTTTGAGTCCGGTCACCGACCCAGCTACTTCTTGGATCCGGTGCTGATTCAGCAAGTGGAAGTCATCAAGGGGCCGGCCTCCAGTTTGTGGGGCAGTGGCGCGGTGGGCGGTGTGGTCGCCATGCAGACTATCAGTGCGTCGGACCTGCTGGCGCCAAATGCAAACTTTGGCGGGCTGGTGAAGACCGGCTACACCGACAACAACGCCCACAGCGCCTCCACGCTGGCGCTGGCTGGCCGCTCCGGCAGCGTGGACTGGCTTGCCAGCGGTTATTACCGCGACGGTGATGACCTGGAAATGGGCAACGGCGAAACGTTGCTTGGTTCCAAAACCCGGGACTTTGGCGGCATGCTGAAAATGGATTGGGCGCTGGCAGACAACCAGCTGTTAACCGCACAAATCCGCGAAGCCCAGGCCGTGGGGCAGGTGCCATCAAATGGCTCTGCCGACAGTAACGGCAGCAGCAATTTTGATATCAATCGCGAACAAACCGTGCGCAATGCGCAGTTGAACTATGCCTGGGATGCCGATGCGGATTGGCTCAATCTGCAGGCGTCTGTTTACCTGAATGATGTGACCATGGATGAAAGCCGCGTCAGCGACGGCCGGGCCGACAGCACCGAAAGCCGGACCGTGGGCTTTAACCTGTTGAATCAATCCAACACGGGCGCGGTGGAATGGTTGTATGGCGTGGACGGCTACCGCGAATCCTTTTCCGCCAGCCGCAGTGGCGATAACCGGCCAACACCGCCGGATGCGGAAAACGATGTGGTGGGTGCGTTTGTCAGTGCCGGCATTCCGCTGACTGAATCCTGGCAACTGGAACTGGGTGCGCGTTACGACCGCTTTGCCACCCGCGCCGACAATCTGGCGCAGGATCGCTCCGACAGCGCCACGTCACCCACGGCGGCGATCACCTGGAAAGCCACCGATTGGTTGCGCATGAGTTTGCGTCACGACCAGGCGTTCCGCGCGCCGGGTTCGGAAGAGCTGTACACCACCGGCTTTCACTTTTGCATGTTCCCCGGTTTCTGTAATGCCTTTGTGCCCAACCCCGGGTTGAAAGCGGAAACCGCGGCCAATACCGAATTGCTGGCGCAACTGGGCTTCGACAATGTCTGGGGAGAGGATTACCTGACGCTGGAAGCCTCGCTGTTTAACAATCGGGTGGATGATTTTATTGAGCAGATAGTGGTGGGCCCGAGCTTTGGTCCGGTGATGGACCCGGGTTACACCACCTGGGTGAACGTGGATAAAGCCACCATCAAGGGTTTTGAACTCACCGCAGAATACTTGCGCGCCAACTGGAACCTGAAGCTCGGCTACGGCCAGACCCGCGGTACCGATGACAACACCGGCGAAGACCTCACCGGCATTCCCGCCGATAAATGGACGCTCGACGGCGCCTACCAGTTTTCCGGCACCGGCGTTAAAACCGGTGTGCGGTTGATGGCGGTGAACGAACAATCGCGCACGGATTACGCGGCAAACAGCACCGGCCAGACCTACGACGGCTACACCATCGTCGATGTTTATGCCCAGTGGCAACCGGCGTCGTTGAACGGTTTACAAGTGGATCTGGCACTGAACAACCTGACCGATGCCTACTACCGCCGGGCCTGGTCTGAACTGTACGAACAAGGCCGCGCCATTACGTTGAGCGCCCACTATCGCTTCTGA
- a CDS encoding HugZ family protein yields the protein MKNQKLEQKLSDEVMAFIGNRKSLHLASIAPAGEPYASYAPFAIGDECLYVLLSEIALHAVNLQANPRASVLIVEDEDSAPELFARIRVNYSVQAELIAHGAPDWDVGVAALVARHGERSKNLSELADFRLFRLKPLGGRYVKGFGRAYQLAGNTLAGESIDHLRDGHKKREVA from the coding sequence ATGAAAAACCAGAAGCTTGAGCAAAAGCTGTCTGATGAAGTGATGGCTTTTATCGGCAACCGAAAAAGTCTGCATCTGGCCAGCATTGCGCCTGCGGGTGAGCCCTATGCCAGTTATGCGCCCTTTGCCATCGGCGATGAATGCCTGTATGTGTTGCTATCAGAAATCGCATTGCACGCCGTTAATCTGCAGGCCAATCCACGCGCATCCGTATTGATCGTGGAAGATGAAGATTCCGCGCCGGAATTGTTCGCCCGTATCCGCGTGAATTACAGCGTGCAAGCGGAACTGATTGCCCACGGCGCACCGGATTGGGATGTCGGTGTGGCGGCATTGGTTGCCCGCCACGGCGAGCGATCCAAAAACCTGAGTGAATTGGCGGACTTCAGGCTGTTCCGGCTAAAACCTTTGGGTGGTCGTTACGTCAAAGGGTTCGGCCGTGCTTACCAGTTGGCGGGCAATACGCTGGCGGGCGAGTCTATCGATCATCTGCGCGATGGTCATAAAAAACGGGAAGTGGCTTAG
- a CDS encoding ExbD/TolR family protein has product MSPLRLTAPLRAHAYTADSDDGLELTPLLDIVFLVVAFLLLTANARVLQLPVSLPSVEQGQTAVAEPHVIRVAVHEQAPHYQLEDQRPLDWPALQRALEQALIATPDAQVQIQPAKTAPAEALIRLLAHLHSQQITNTQLLMTPEA; this is encoded by the coding sequence GTGAGCCCCCTGCGTTTAACCGCACCCTTGCGGGCCCACGCCTACACCGCCGACAGCGACGATGGCCTGGAGCTGACTCCCCTGCTCGACATTGTGTTTCTGGTGGTGGCCTTCCTGTTACTGACGGCCAATGCCCGCGTATTGCAGCTGCCGGTTTCGCTGCCGAGTGTGGAACAAGGCCAGACGGCAGTGGCCGAGCCCCACGTCATCCGGGTTGCGGTGCATGAACAAGCCCCGCACTACCAACTGGAGGATCAACGCCCGCTGGACTGGCCTGCCCTGCAGCGTGCGCTTGAACAAGCCTTGATCGCAACGCCCGACGCGCAAGTACAGATCCAACCGGCAAAAACCGCGCCCGCTGAAGCGTTGATCCGTTTGCTCGCTCACCTGCACAGCCAGCAGATCACCAATACCCAACTACTGATGACCCCAGAGGCCTGA
- a CDS encoding heme/hemin ABC transporter substrate-binding protein, producing MFLRPILFRRRAPFACAVVTLFALLSSAPFVGAAERIVSTDAAATELLVAMGLGPHIVAVDVTSQPPRPGVARVGYHRNLSAEGLLSLQPDLVVGSDHMGPPVVVTALQQARIPTLQLPSPTTAAQLADNIQRLGQAVSADPAALLAKLQQQLQRLTQTPLDQERMVFLLAMDASKLRVAGQGSGGQAFIELMGAQNAASHTNYQTLSDESLLALEPTTLLIASGDQASFDALLAQHPLLAHTPAGKQQRLLRVDASALVAGLSLAAVAQAEQIHRQLLAD from the coding sequence ATGTTCCTTCGACCTATTCTGTTTCGCCGGCGCGCACCTTTTGCCTGCGCCGTGGTAACCCTGTTCGCCCTCCTTTCCAGCGCGCCGTTTGTGGGCGCGGCGGAACGCATTGTCTCCACCGATGCCGCAGCCACCGAACTGCTGGTCGCCATGGGGCTGGGTCCACACATCGTTGCGGTGGATGTGACCAGCCAGCCGCCCCGGCCCGGGGTGGCGCGCGTGGGCTATCATCGCAACCTGTCCGCTGAGGGGCTGTTGAGCCTGCAGCCGGATCTGGTGGTGGGCAGTGACCACATGGGACCACCGGTGGTGGTCACGGCGCTGCAACAGGCCAGGATTCCGACCCTGCAATTGCCATCGCCCACCACCGCCGCCCAGCTGGCAGACAACATCCAACGGCTGGGCCAGGCGGTCAGCGCCGACCCGGCGGCTTTATTGGCAAAACTGCAACAACAACTGCAACGCCTTACCCAGACACCGCTCGATCAGGAACGCATGGTGTTCCTGTTGGCGATGGATGCCAGTAAATTGCGGGTGGCCGGCCAAGGCAGCGGCGGCCAGGCTTTCATTGAGCTCATGGGCGCGCAAAACGCCGCCAGCCACACCAACTACCAGACCCTGAGCGATGAGTCCCTGTTGGCCCTTGAGCCCACCACCCTGCTCATCGCCAGTGGCGACCAGGCCAGCTTTGACGCGCTGCTGGCACAGCATCCCCTGCTGGCACACACGCCCGCAGGCAAACAGCAGCGGTTACTGCGGGTCGATGCCAGTGCCCTGGTGGCCGGCCTGAGCCTGGCCGCGGTGGCACAAGCCGAGCAGATTCACCGGCAACTGCTCGCCGACTGA
- a CDS encoding DinB family protein translates to MTFPAVQSVQCLEQSFAYKAWANAEILSVLAQCNPDRAPEKYTQAIRLMNHTWVVDQIFYAHLQDRAHAFTADNTVDTPSIDALTQSIHRSDQQLLDLVKAITSEELTHTLCFRFTDGDDGCMSKEQILTHLLLHGAYHRGNVGMLIADLGHSRPKDTFTRFLHRALRTQTPTNIRE, encoded by the coding sequence ATGACTTTCCCCGCTGTTCAATCCGTTCAATGTCTTGAGCAAAGCTTCGCCTATAAAGCCTGGGCCAATGCGGAAATCCTCAGCGTGCTGGCGCAATGCAACCCCGACCGCGCACCCGAGAAATATACCCAGGCAATACGCCTGATGAATCATACCTGGGTGGTGGACCAGATTTTTTACGCGCATCTGCAGGATCGCGCTCACGCCTTTACCGCAGACAACACTGTGGACACGCCAAGCATCGATGCGCTGACACAGTCCATTCACCGATCAGACCAGCAGTTGTTGGATCTGGTCAAAGCAATCACAAGTGAGGAACTCACACACACACTGTGTTTTCGCTTCACCGACGGCGATGATGGCTGCATGAGCAAAGAGCAAATCCTGACCCACTTGCTGCTGCACGGGGCCTATCACAGGGGCAATGTGGGCATGCTGATTGCCGATTTGGGCCACAGCCGCCCAAAAGATACCTTCACCCGCTTTTTACACCGGGCGCTGCGCACTCAGACACCCACCAACATACGGGAGTAG
- a CDS encoding FecCD family ABC transporter permease, which yields MRIPFAYLHHGLWLLILLCAGASMAMGALALAPGQAFLSLADAVLGSGWSQLSEVERTVVLELRLPRLLLALFTGALLAQCGAVMQGLFRNPLADPGIIGVSAGAALGAAVAIVLGAGLAHFHWVSTGAFVGGLGTTWLIYTLSQTRTGTSVFVLLLAGVAIAAFAGAAMGFLSYFADDQQLRALSLWQMGNLSGAGQLNLWLIAGLTVSLLVYFQRQANALNALLLGEAEARHLGIDVERLKRRLIAATALGVGVSVAYTGIIGFVGLVVPHLVRLLAGPNHQQLLPLSALLGALLLALADLMARTLVAPAELPVGLLTALIGAPFFLFLLLQSRRDYS from the coding sequence ATGCGCATTCCCTTCGCTTACTTGCACCACGGCCTGTGGCTGCTGATCCTGCTCTGCGCCGGCGCGTCCATGGCCATGGGCGCCCTGGCGTTGGCGCCCGGGCAGGCGTTTTTGTCGCTGGCCGATGCCGTGTTGGGCAGCGGCTGGTCGCAGCTATCCGAGGTTGAGCGCACGGTGGTGCTGGAACTGCGCTTGCCGCGCCTGTTGCTGGCGCTGTTCACCGGCGCTCTTCTGGCGCAATGTGGCGCGGTGATGCAGGGGTTGTTCCGCAACCCATTGGCGGACCCCGGCATTATTGGCGTCAGCGCCGGCGCCGCCCTCGGTGCGGCGGTGGCCATTGTGTTGGGCGCGGGTCTCGCGCATTTTCACTGGGTGTCCACTGGCGCCTTTGTCGGCGGGCTGGGCACCACCTGGCTGATCTATACGCTCTCGCAAACCCGCACCGGCACCTCGGTGTTTGTGTTGCTGCTGGCCGGCGTGGCCATCGCCGCCTTTGCCGGCGCCGCCATGGGGTTTTTATCGTACTTCGCCGATGACCAGCAGCTGCGGGCGTTGAGCCTCTGGCAGATGGGCAACCTGTCCGGCGCGGGTCAGCTGAACCTGTGGCTGATTGCCGGTCTCACGGTGTCGCTGTTGGTGTATTTCCAACGTCAGGCCAACGCACTTAACGCCCTGCTGCTGGGCGAAGCCGAGGCCCGTCATCTGGGCATTGATGTGGAACGGCTCAAGCGCCGCCTGATTGCCGCCACCGCACTCGGTGTGGGTGTTAGCGTGGCCTATACCGGCATCATCGGGTTTGTGGGGCTGGTGGTGCCGCACCTGGTGCGCCTGCTGGCCGGCCCCAACCACCAGCAACTGCTGCCCCTCTCCGCCCTGCTCGGTGCCCTGTTGTTAGCGCTTGCCGACCTGATGGCACGCACGCTGGTGGCACCCGCCGAGTTGCCGGTGGGCCTGTTGACGGCACTCATTGGAGCGCCCTTCTTTTTGTTTTTATTGCTGCAAAGCCGGAGGGATTACAGCTGA
- a CDS encoding substrate-binding periplasmic protein has translation MRLICFALLFIAFAASSEDDTTLTLAADPWCPYNCVPDSSREGYMVDVARALYEKQNIKVKYINLPWRRALEFSLQGVVDGALAVTRQQTHGTVIGEQMLGYDETVIITRRLEPLDYQGTDSLKGKRIGVITHYTYDNGGEIDQFLAEHSDNVEVLYHEAALESLLLMLLSRRIDVILENRYVAQHKVKALDIAEQISLSSTGVYTPVYIGFTPGPEGERHARMMDEGIKALRAGGELQRILMRYGMEDWEVTSEKLQGLDNSGQSVAQSSGDNDSTGAPKI, from the coding sequence ATGCGCCTGATCTGTTTTGCTCTTCTCTTTATTGCATTCGCAGCCAGCAGCGAGGACGATACCACCTTAACGCTCGCTGCCGACCCTTGGTGCCCTTATAACTGCGTACCTGACTCATCGAGGGAAGGCTACATGGTTGACGTTGCGCGCGCGTTGTACGAAAAACAGAATATCAAGGTAAAGTATATTAACCTTCCCTGGCGCAGGGCGCTGGAATTCAGTTTACAAGGTGTGGTTGACGGCGCTCTGGCAGTCACACGCCAACAGACGCACGGTACTGTCATTGGTGAGCAGATGCTTGGCTATGATGAAACCGTCATTATAACCCGCAGACTGGAGCCGTTGGATTACCAGGGCACAGACAGTCTCAAAGGTAAACGCATCGGCGTCATCACCCACTATACCTATGACAATGGCGGAGAGATTGACCAGTTTCTCGCTGAGCACTCAGACAATGTTGAAGTGCTTTATCATGAGGCCGCGCTCGAATCGCTACTGCTCATGCTGTTATCACGGCGCATTGATGTGATTTTGGAAAATCGTTATGTAGCGCAACATAAAGTTAAGGCGTTGGATATTGCCGAGCAGATCAGTCTTTCATCCACAGGCGTTTACACCCCGGTTTATATCGGCTTCACGCCAGGCCCTGAGGGTGAGCGACACGCACGCATGATGGACGAGGGAATCAAAGCGTTGCGTGCCGGCGGTGAGCTACAGCGCATATTAATGCGTTATGGCATGGAGGACTGGGAAGTCACCTCTGAAAAGCTACAAGGACTGGACAACTCAGGACAATCCGTTGCCCAATCCTCTGGCGATAACGACAGCACCGGCGCGCCAAAAATCTAA
- a CDS encoding MotA/TolQ/ExbB proton channel family protein — MHPTAHTLIDSLGSFTWPLLALALITGLLLLERLITLTVNQCSHRLAHGTTQLLAHYGEGEREAALQLWLSEQHQRLTRGLKTVHIVALAAPLVGLLGTVMGLMQSFSALASQQGAIHPAQLADGLSFAMGTTVAGLAIALPALCGYHALRHWAGQQIQHAAHSAGWHLVREQRASELVAGQGLAKSGADSL, encoded by the coding sequence ATGCACCCTACCGCCCACACCCTGATCGATTCTCTCGGCAGTTTTACCTGGCCACTATTGGCCCTGGCCCTGATAACCGGCCTGCTATTGCTTGAGCGCCTGATCACCTTAACGGTCAACCAGTGCTCGCACCGGCTGGCGCACGGCACCACCCAGCTGCTCGCCCACTACGGCGAAGGCGAACGCGAAGCGGCACTCCAGCTTTGGCTGAGCGAGCAACACCAGCGCTTGACCCGCGGCCTGAAAACTGTGCACATCGTGGCGCTGGCGGCACCGCTGGTGGGCCTGCTGGGCACGGTCATGGGCCTGATGCAGAGTTTTTCAGCACTCGCCAGCCAGCAGGGCGCCATCCACCCGGCCCAGCTGGCCGATGGTCTGAGCTTTGCCATGGGCACCACGGTGGCGGGGCTCGCCATTGCCCTGCCCGCCCTGTGCGGCTATCACGCGCTCAGACACTGGGCCGGGCAACAGATTCAGCACGCCGCGCACAGCGCCGGTTGGCACCTGGTCAGAGAGCAACGCGCCAGTGAGTTAGTGGCGGGCCAGGGCCTGGCCAAATCCGGAGCGGACAGCCTGTGA
- a CDS encoding acyltransferase family protein gives MSNTFYGSIHAFRGIAIATIVAAHTWAFLIFWTGKVDSPSINWVYAITETLFHGSTLYFALISGLLFSLVLQHKGWRRFASSKVKFVLLPYCVFTLLCTWLYWDFTRQASPEAEPLPTVLAGLVQGSASVQLWYIPLLFGLFVLTPLLVWLQQRGPWMLLVIGVLPLCISRSAFPDLLSWQTLVYFAGAYALGMLWGAHYLRVIRWLQRFQWQLLGLVLLTSGAVGWSYLQGHTQEGFWFYRQSLIYVQKLAAAALLLGWLESRAQSLVWARRLGDYAFAIFFLHVLVLDRFYFGVYDWLMTNRTGLTLAWLGLFNLAWTLLGSLALAWLIRTIGGRYSRMLVGV, from the coding sequence ATGTCAAACACCTTTTACGGATCGATTCATGCCTTTCGGGGTATCGCCATTGCCACCATTGTGGCTGCACACACCTGGGCATTTCTTATTTTCTGGACGGGTAAGGTGGACTCACCCTCAATCAATTGGGTTTATGCGATCACCGAAACCCTGTTTCATGGTTCCACGCTGTATTTCGCGCTGATCTCGGGCTTGTTGTTCAGTCTGGTGTTGCAACACAAAGGCTGGCGGCGTTTTGCCAGCAGCAAAGTGAAGTTTGTATTGCTGCCTTATTGCGTATTCACCCTGCTGTGTACCTGGCTCTATTGGGACTTTACCCGTCAGGCTTCGCCCGAGGCCGAGCCCTTGCCAACCGTTTTGGCCGGGCTCGTCCAGGGCAGTGCGAGTGTGCAGCTTTGGTATATTCCGCTGTTGTTCGGGCTGTTTGTGCTGACGCCTTTATTGGTTTGGTTGCAGCAACGTGGCCCCTGGATGCTGCTGGTCATCGGTGTCCTGCCATTGTGTATCAGCCGCTCTGCGTTTCCCGATCTGCTCAGTTGGCAGACGCTGGTTTATTTTGCGGGTGCCTACGCGTTGGGGATGCTGTGGGGCGCACACTACCTGCGGGTGATCCGTTGGCTGCAGCGCTTTCAGTGGCAATTGCTCGGATTAGTGTTGCTGACGAGTGGCGCGGTGGGGTGGAGTTACTTGCAGGGTCACACCCAGGAGGGATTCTGGTTCTACCGCCAGTCGTTGATTTATGTGCAGAAGCTGGCGGCGGCTGCCTTGTTGTTGGGCTGGCTCGAGTCCCGCGCGCAATCGCTGGTCTGGGCCCGGCGTTTGGGCGATTATGCCTTCGCCATTTTTTTCCTGCATGTGTTGGTGCTGGACCGGTTTTATTTTGGCGTCTACGACTGGTTGATGACCAATCGTACCGGGCTCACACTGGCGTGGCTGGGCCTGTTTAATCTGGCCTGGACTTTGTTGGGATCGCTCGCACTGGCCTGGCTGATCCGCACTATCGGTGGGCGCTACTCCCGTATGTTGGTGGGTGTCTGA
- a CDS encoding SDR family NAD(P)-dependent oxidoreductase, translating into MHQAIVIGSNGGIGAACVQQLKSTQHQVWTLSRSNQASDHHRVFRDDEVSIHRVAKNLVNSIDDKPVRHLIIATGVLHTETIKPEKRLEDLCSASTQAVFAANTWLPLAWLQALLPLLQKQADCRVSVLSARVGSIGDNRLGGWYSYRASKAALNMMLQTAAIELARRAKGVKLIAFHPGTTDTRLSEPFQANVPEHKLFSPSFVAGRLLEVAQQQRLDGTLSFVDWNGQTVDW; encoded by the coding sequence ATGCATCAGGCCATTGTTATCGGCAGCAATGGTGGCATCGGCGCCGCCTGCGTACAGCAACTAAAAAGCACCCAGCACCAGGTCTGGACCTTGTCCCGATCAAATCAGGCGAGCGACCATCACCGCGTGTTCCGCGATGATGAGGTGTCCATTCACCGGGTGGCAAAAAACCTGGTGAACAGTATCGATGACAAACCCGTGCGCCACCTGATCATCGCCACTGGCGTGTTACACACAGAGACAATCAAACCCGAAAAACGCCTCGAAGATTTGTGCAGTGCCAGCACTCAGGCCGTGTTTGCTGCCAACACCTGGCTGCCCCTGGCCTGGTTGCAAGCGCTATTGCCGTTGCTACAGAAACAAGCGGATTGCCGGGTCAGTGTATTGAGCGCGCGCGTGGGTTCCATTGGCGATAATCGTCTGGGCGGGTGGTACAGCTACCGCGCCAGCAAAGCGGCACTGAACATGATGCTGCAAACCGCCGCGATCGAATTGGCGCGGCGCGCAAAAGGGGTCAAGTTGATTGCCTTTCATCCGGGGACAACCGATACCAGACTTTCAGAGCCTTTTCAGGCAAACGTACCTGAACACAAATTGTTCAGCCCATCGTTTGTAGCCGGCAGGCTGCTCGAGGTAGCGCAACAACAAAGACTGGATGGTACGTTAAGTTTTGTGGACTGGAACGGGCAAACGGTAGATTGGTAG
- a CDS encoding heme ABC transporter ATP-binding protein, with amino-acid sequence MLQAHNITVPSASGALLEQVSADFPAGKITALLGANGAGKSTLLKCLAGDQRYRGEIRFNDHSLSELKGVARARRVGVLPQASSLAFPFTAREVVALGATPLACARTELNARIEAIMDQCHCLPLAHQPYPRLSGGEKQRVQLARVLLQLSESTSAAGQASALLLLDEPTSAQDLGQQHHLLAMLRAQAAEQQWAVVAVLHDLNQVLRYCQHAVLLDQGKLIGQGDPQQLLTPQTVEAHWQYLPQETITPFGRALI; translated from the coding sequence ATGTTGCAGGCCCACAATATCACCGTGCCATCCGCATCCGGCGCGTTACTCGAACAGGTGAGCGCGGATTTTCCCGCTGGCAAAATCACTGCCTTATTAGGTGCCAACGGCGCGGGTAAATCCACCTTGTTGAAGTGCCTCGCCGGCGATCAACGCTACCGCGGCGAGATCAGGTTTAACGACCACTCATTGTCGGAGCTGAAAGGCGTTGCCCGCGCCCGCCGTGTGGGCGTATTGCCACAAGCTTCCAGCCTGGCATTCCCGTTTACCGCGCGCGAAGTGGTGGCGCTGGGGGCAACCCCCCTGGCTTGCGCACGCACCGAACTCAACGCGCGAATCGAGGCAATCATGGATCAATGCCACTGCCTCCCGCTCGCGCATCAACCTTACCCGCGCTTGTCGGGCGGTGAAAAACAGCGGGTGCAATTGGCGCGTGTGCTGCTGCAGCTTTCCGAGTCAACGTCAGCCGCCGGGCAGGCATCGGCACTGTTATTGTTGGATGAGCCCACCTCCGCCCAGGATTTGGGTCAGCAACATCACCTGCTCGCCATGCTGCGCGCGCAGGCGGCAGAACAGCAGTGGGCGGTGGTGGCCGTGTTGCACGACCTGAATCAGGTGCTGCGCTATTGCCAGCACGCGGTATTGCTAGACCAGGGCAAACTCATCGGCCAGGGCGATCCACAACAGTTGCTGACCCCACAGACGGTAGAGGCGCACTGGCAGTATCTCCCGCAGGAAACCATCACCCCGTTTGGCCGGGCATTGATTTAG
- the hutX gene encoding heme utilization cystosolic carrier protein HutX has protein sequence MQTIHTLNALPGVQAETVLRALPSWGPVTTIVLHGGSVFEFKGPFPDGFVAEGFYNLKGETGFEGHLNLSKIDHIAFQDKLHRGRQSLALVFNDASGAPVFKVFVGRDSEGELIGSQVNEFRQLQEGVL, from the coding sequence ATGCAAACAATCCATACGCTGAACGCCCTGCCAGGCGTTCAGGCTGAAACGGTTCTGCGGGCCTTGCCCTCATGGGGACCGGTCACCACCATCGTGCTGCACGGTGGCTCGGTGTTTGAATTTAAAGGCCCGTTTCCGGACGGCTTTGTGGCGGAGGGATTTTATAACCTGAAGGGTGAAACCGGCTTTGAAGGTCATCTGAATTTATCAAAAATCGACCACATCGCGTTTCAGGATAAATTGCACCGCGGGCGCCAGTCGCTTGCCTTGGTGTTTAACGATGCCAGTGGCGCGCCGGTCTTTAAAGTGTTTGTCGGGCGCGACAGCGAGGGCGAACTGATCGGCTCGCAGGTGAACGAATTTCGTCAATTACAGGAAGGTGTGTTATGA
- a CDS encoding energy transducer TonB, with protein sequence MPLSTTHSLNTWECSRHQRAALALCVGAMLLLPQWHPSSPLTLASSSAAPLASLTLAFVQQSRPLAPAKPAPAKEVITPAPVPAKPEPVAEPLPAPQPALAQPARAEPAPEDTIQDSAPDAQAAPAAPVQQPLHNGPNELPLMDTPLFAEPPQPPRYPMLARRRGQTGTVWLAVTLDANGSPDDLSLLASSGVSALDQAALEAVSQWRFLPYRVDGQALASRVHIPVEFSLN encoded by the coding sequence ATGCCACTGTCTACCACACACTCGCTCAATACCTGGGAATGCAGCCGCCACCAGCGCGCCGCATTGGCATTGTGCGTGGGTGCAATGTTGCTGCTGCCACAATGGCATCCGTCGTCGCCGCTCACCCTGGCCTCCTCCAGCGCCGCGCCACTGGCATCACTGACGCTGGCGTTTGTCCAGCAGTCACGGCCACTGGCGCCTGCAAAGCCGGCGCCTGCAAAAGAAGTTATTACGCCGGCACCTGTGCCGGCAAAACCCGAACCCGTCGCCGAGCCCTTGCCAGCCCCCCAGCCGGCGCTGGCGCAACCGGCCCGGGCAGAACCCGCGCCTGAAGACACCATCCAGGACTCAGCGCCCGATGCACAGGCAGCACCCGCGGCACCGGTCCAGCAGCCATTGCACAATGGCCCGAACGAATTACCGCTGATGGACACCCCGCTGTTCGCCGAACCGCCGCAACCGCCCCGCTACCCCATGCTGGCCCGCCGCCGCGGCCAGACCGGCACTGTCTGGCTGGCGGTAACCCTCGATGCCAACGGCAGTCCCGATGATTTATCGCTGTTAGCCAGCTCGGGCGTTTCCGCACTCGACCAGGCGGCATTGGAGGCCGTGAGTCAATGGCGCTTCCTGCCCTACCGGGTCGACGGCCAGGCGCTGGCCAGCCGGGTGCATATCCCGGTGGAATTTTCACTGAACTGA